Proteins encoded by one window of Pseudonocardia alni:
- the rplP gene encoding 50S ribosomal protein L16, whose amino-acid sequence MLIPRKVKHRKQHRPKRKGMASGGTAVTFGDWGIQALEPAYVSNRQIESARIAINRHIRRGGKIWINVFPDIPMTKKPAEVRMGSGKGSPEKWVTNVKPGRVLFEMSFPNREVAHEALTRAIHKLPMKCRIVSREGGDI is encoded by the coding sequence ATGCTGATCCCACGCAAGGTCAAGCACCGCAAGCAGCACCGTCCCAAGCGCAAGGGCATGGCCAGCGGTGGTACCGCGGTCACCTTCGGCGACTGGGGCATCCAGGCGCTGGAGCCGGCCTACGTGTCGAACCGGCAGATCGAGTCGGCGCGTATCGCGATCAACCGGCACATCCGTCGTGGCGGGAAGATCTGGATCAACGTCTTCCCGGACATCCCGATGACCAAGAAGCCGGCCGAGGTCCGCATGGGTTCCGGTAAGGGTTCGCCCGAGAAGTGGGTCACGAACGTCAAGCCGGGCCGGGTGCTCTTCGAGATGAGCTTCCCGAACCGCGAGGTGGCGCACGAGGCCCTGACCCGTGCGATCCACAAGCTGCCCATGAAGTGCCGGATCGTGTCCCGTGAGGGTGGTGACATCTGA
- the rpsC gene encoding 30S ribosomal protein S3: MGQKINPHGFRLGITTDWKSRWYADKQYSEYVKEDVEIRRMLSKGMERAGISKVEIERTRDRVRVDIHTARPGIVIGRRGAEADRIRGNLEKLTKKQVQLNILEVKNSESDAQLVAQGVAEQLSNRVAFRRAMRKAIQSAMRSPQVKGIRVQCSGRLGGAEMSRSEFYREGRVPLHTLRADIDYGLFEARTSFGRIGVKVWIYKGDVVGGRREGVPAAAEAPGRGPRRERPARRRSGASGTTATSTEAGRAAQSAGQAGGAATATAEAPASGENQSNGGES; encoded by the coding sequence ATGGGGCAGAAGATCAACCCGCACGGCTTCCGCCTGGGCATCACCACGGACTGGAAGTCGCGCTGGTACGCCGACAAGCAGTACTCCGAGTACGTCAAGGAGGACGTCGAGATCCGCCGCATGCTCTCCAAGGGCATGGAGCGGGCCGGCATCTCCAAGGTCGAGATCGAGCGCACCCGGGACCGCGTGCGGGTGGACATCCACACCGCGCGTCCGGGCATCGTGATCGGCCGTCGTGGCGCGGAGGCCGACCGGATCCGGGGCAACCTCGAGAAGCTGACCAAGAAGCAGGTCCAGCTGAACATCCTCGAGGTCAAGAACTCCGAGTCCGACGCGCAGCTCGTCGCCCAGGGCGTCGCCGAGCAGCTGTCGAACCGGGTCGCCTTCCGGCGTGCGATGCGCAAGGCCATCCAGTCGGCCATGCGCAGCCCGCAGGTCAAGGGCATCCGGGTCCAGTGCTCGGGCCGCCTCGGCGGTGCCGAGATGTCGCGGTCGGAGTTCTACCGCGAGGGTCGGGTCCCGCTGCACACGCTGCGTGCGGACATCGACTACGGCCTGTTCGAGGCCCGGACCTCCTTCGGCCGCATCGGCGTGAAGGTCTGGATCTACAAGGGCGACGTCGTCGGTGGCCGCCGCGAGGGCGTCCCGGCCGCCGCCGAGGCCCCGGGCCGTGGCCCGCGCCGCGAGCGTCCGGCCCGGCGTCGTTCCGGTGCCTCGGGCACCACTGCGACCAGCACCGAGGCCGGGCGTGCCGCGCAGAGCGCGGGCCAGGCCGGCGGCGCCGCGACGGCGACCGCCGAGGCCCCGGCCTCCGGTGAGAACCAGAGCAACGGTGGGGAGAGCTGA
- the rpsQ gene encoding 30S ribosomal protein S17, whose translation MSDEQKNDERGERKVREGLVVSDKMEKTIVVSLEDRVKHPLYGKVIRRTSKVKAHDEGNTAGIGDRVRLMETRPLSATKRWRLVEILEKAK comes from the coding sequence GTGAGCGACGAGCAGAAGAACGACGAGCGCGGGGAGCGCAAGGTCCGCGAGGGCCTGGTCGTGTCCGACAAGATGGAGAAGACGATCGTCGTCTCCCTCGAGGACCGGGTGAAGCACCCCCTGTACGGCAAGGTCATCCGCCGGACCAGCAAGGTCAAGGCGCACGACGAGGGGAACACCGCCGGTATCGGCGACCGTGTCCGCCTCATGGAGACCCGTCCGCTGTCGGCGACCAAGCGCTGGCGGCTGGTGGAGATCCTCGAGAAGGCCAAGTAG
- the rplV gene encoding 50S ribosomal protein L22: MAETTAETTGAALEPTRARAVARFVRSSPMKTRRVVDLVRGLPVDEALAILRFSPQAAAEPVAKVVASAAANAENNLDLDPETLVVAVAMVDEGPTLKRIRPRAQGRAYRIRKRTSHITIEVESVPQKAGRRGAKGRAR; this comes from the coding sequence ATGGCAGAGACCACTGCCGAGACCACCGGCGCTGCGCTCGAGCCGACTCGTGCGCGCGCCGTGGCGCGGTTCGTCCGCAGCTCGCCGATGAAGACCCGTCGTGTCGTGGACCTGGTTCGCGGCCTGCCGGTCGACGAGGCGCTGGCGATCCTGCGGTTCTCGCCGCAGGCCGCGGCGGAGCCCGTCGCGAAGGTCGTGGCGAGCGCCGCGGCCAACGCCGAGAACAACCTGGACCTGGACCCGGAGACCCTCGTGGTCGCCGTGGCGATGGTCGACGAGGGCCCGACGTTGAAGCGGATCCGGCCGCGCGCCCAGGGGCGTGCGTACCGCATCCGCAAGCGGACGAGCCACATCACCATCGAGGTCGAGTCGGTTCCGCAGAAGGCCGGCCGTCGTGGTGCGAAGGGGAGGGCCCGCTGA
- the rplB gene encoding 50S ribosomal protein L2 — protein MAIRKYKPTTPGRRGSSVSDFAEITRDTPEKSLLRPLHNKGGRNAHGRITTRHQGGGHKRAYRLIDFRRNDKDGVPAKVAHIEYDPNRTSRIALLHYADGEKRYIIAPAKLKQGDKIENGPRADIKVGNNLPLRNIPTGTVVHAIELRPGGGAKIARSAGVGVQLVAKDGPYAQLRMPSGEIRYVDVRCRATVGEVGNSEHANINWGKAGRMRWKGKRPTVRGVVMNPVDHPHGGGEGKTSGGRHPVNPAGTPEGRTRKNKPSDKLIVRRRRTGKKR, from the coding sequence ATGGCCATTCGTAAGTACAAGCCGACCACCCCGGGCCGTCGTGGCTCGAGCGTGTCGGACTTCGCCGAGATCACCCGGGACACCCCCGAGAAGTCGCTGCTGCGCCCGCTGCACAACAAGGGCGGCCGCAACGCGCACGGGCGGATCACCACCCGTCACCAGGGTGGCGGACACAAGCGCGCCTACCGTCTGATCGACTTCCGTCGTAACGACAAGGACGGCGTGCCGGCGAAGGTCGCGCACATCGAGTACGACCCGAACCGCACCTCGCGGATCGCACTGCTGCACTACGCCGACGGCGAGAAGCGCTACATCATCGCGCCGGCGAAGCTCAAGCAGGGCGACAAGATCGAGAACGGTCCCCGGGCCGACATCAAGGTGGGTAACAACCTGCCGCTGCGCAACATCCCGACGGGCACCGTGGTGCACGCGATCGAGCTCCGCCCCGGTGGCGGCGCCAAGATCGCGCGCTCGGCCGGTGTCGGCGTCCAGCTGGTCGCCAAGGACGGGCCCTACGCGCAGCTGCGGATGCCCTCCGGCGAGATCCGCTACGTCGACGTGCGCTGCCGCGCCACCGTCGGCGAGGTGGGCAACTCGGAGCACGCCAACATCAACTGGGGTAAGGCCGGCCGTATGCGGTGGAAGGGCAAGCGCCCGACCGTCCGTGGTGTCGTCATGAACCCGGTGGACCACCCGCACGGTGGTGGTGAGGGCAAGACCTCCGGTGGACGCCACCCGGTGAACCCCGCCGGTACGCCCGAGGGCCGTACCCGCAAGAACAAGCCGTCCGACAAGTTGATCGTCCGCCGGCGTCGTACCGGCAAGAAGCGCTGA
- the rplW gene encoding 50S ribosomal protein L23 has translation MITDPRDVLLAPVVSEKSYGLLDERQYTFVVAPDANKTQIKIAVEKVFGVKVTSVNTLNRPGKRKRSRTGYGKRKDTKRAIVTLSEESKAIDVFGGPAS, from the coding sequence GTGATCACGGACCCGCGGGACGTGCTGCTCGCGCCGGTCGTCTCGGAGAAGAGCTACGGGCTGCTCGACGAGCGCCAGTACACCTTCGTCGTGGCACCGGACGCGAACAAGACCCAGATCAAGATCGCCGTGGAGAAGGTGTTCGGGGTCAAGGTGACCAGCGTGAACACGCTGAACCGCCCGGGCAAGCGCAAGCGCTCCCGCACCGGCTACGGCAAGCGCAAGGACACCAAGCGCGCGATCGTCACGCTCTCCGAGGAGAGCAAGGCGATCGACGTGTTCGGTGGCCCGGCGAGCTGA
- the rpmC gene encoding 50S ribosomal protein L29, protein MASSGNTKAAELRELSDEELVVRVREAKEELFNLRFQMATGQLDNNRRLRAVRHDIARCYTVMRERELGLSAAPTESEGAA, encoded by the coding sequence ATGGCGAGCAGTGGCAACACCAAGGCCGCCGAGCTGCGCGAGCTCTCCGACGAGGAGCTGGTCGTGCGTGTCCGGGAGGCCAAGGAGGAGCTGTTCAACCTCCGCTTCCAGATGGCCACCGGGCAGCTGGACAACAACCGGCGGCTGCGGGCCGTCCGTCACGACATCGCGCGGTGCTACACCGTGATGCGCGAGCGTGAGCTCGGCCTTTCCGCCGCACCGACCGAGAGCGAGGGCGCGGCGTGA
- the rpsS gene encoding 30S ribosomal protein S19 codes for MPRSLKKGPFVDDHLLKKVDVLNESGKKTVIRTWSRRSTIIPDMIGHTIAVHDGRKHVPVFVSDSMVGHKLGEFAPTRTFRGHIKDDRKARRR; via the coding sequence ATGCCGCGCAGCCTGAAGAAGGGCCCCTTCGTGGACGACCACCTGCTCAAGAAGGTGGACGTCCTCAACGAGTCCGGCAAGAAGACCGTCATCCGCACGTGGTCCCGTCGGTCCACGATCATCCCGGACATGATCGGTCACACCATCGCCGTGCACGACGGCCGCAAGCACGTCCCGGTGTTCGTGTCCGACTCGATGGTCGGTCACAAGCTGGGCGAGTTCGCCCCCACCCGGACCTTCCGGGGTCACATCAAGGACGACCGCAAGGCGCGTCGGCGCTAG
- the rplN gene encoding 50S ribosomal protein L14, whose product MIQQESRLRVADNTGAKEILCIRVLGGSARRYAGIGDVIVATVKEAIPGAGVKRGDVVKAVIVRTKKEKRRPDGSYIRFDENAAVLIKADNGPRGTRIFGPVGRELRDRKFMRIISLAPEVL is encoded by the coding sequence GTGATCCAGCAGGAGTCGCGGCTGCGCGTCGCCGACAACACCGGTGCCAAGGAGATCCTGTGCATCCGGGTGCTGGGCGGCTCCGCGCGGCGCTACGCCGGGATCGGCGACGTCATCGTCGCCACGGTCAAGGAGGCCATCCCCGGCGCCGGCGTGAAGCGTGGTGACGTCGTCAAGGCGGTCATCGTGCGCACCAAGAAGGAGAAGCGCCGTCCCGACGGCAGCTACATCCGTTTCGACGAGAACGCCGCCGTGCTGATCAAGGCGGACAACGGACCTCGGGGGACCCGTATCTTCGGCCCGGTCGGGCGCGAGCTGCGCGACCGCAAGTTCATGAGGATCATCTCCCTGGCCCCGGAGGTGCTCTGA
- the rplD gene encoding 50S ribosomal protein L4 has product MSTVQIKTPEGSASGSVELPDHVFDVTANIALMHQVVTAQLNAARQGTHDVKGRGEVRGGGKKPYRQKGTGRARQGSIRAPQFAGGGIVHGPTPRDYSQRTPKKMKAAALRGALSDRARAGAVHVVSAFSEGDAPSTKAARKAIEAVVPDARRVLAVVERSAENALLSLRNLPQVHLIAPDQLNTHDVLVNDVVLFTQAALDEFLAGPVAKPKAAGRRAEEADK; this is encoded by the coding sequence GTGAGCACCGTGCAGATCAAGACTCCCGAGGGTTCCGCCTCCGGCAGCGTCGAGCTGCCGGACCACGTCTTCGACGTGACGGCGAACATCGCCCTCATGCACCAGGTGGTGACCGCGCAGCTCAACGCCGCGCGTCAGGGCACGCACGACGTGAAGGGTCGCGGCGAGGTCCGCGGCGGTGGCAAGAAGCCGTACCGGCAGAAGGGCACCGGTCGCGCCCGTCAGGGCTCGATCCGCGCGCCGCAGTTCGCCGGTGGTGGCATCGTCCACGGCCCGACGCCCCGCGACTACTCGCAGCGGACCCCGAAGAAGATGAAGGCCGCCGCCCTGCGTGGCGCCCTCTCCGACCGGGCCCGCGCCGGCGCCGTGCACGTCGTGTCCGCCTTCTCCGAGGGCGACGCACCGTCGACCAAGGCCGCCCGCAAGGCGATCGAGGCCGTCGTGCCCGACGCCCGCCGGGTGCTTGCGGTCGTCGAGCGTTCCGCGGAGAACGCCCTGCTGAGCCTGCGCAACCTGCCGCAGGTCCACCTGATCGCGCCCGACCAGCTGAACACCCACGACGTGCTCGTCAACGACGTCGTGCTGTTCACGCAGGCGGCGCTGGACGAGTTCCTGGCCGGCCCGGTCGCGAAGCCGAAGGCTGCCGGCCGCCGCGCTGAGGAGGCCGACAAGTGA